In one Brevibacillus composti genomic region, the following are encoded:
- a CDS encoding cell division protein SepF — translation MSVMNKIKGFLGLEEEEYFEETVIEEREDQEPVVKRQPMGRANNVVPFQTREKEGIRLILCEPRQYSDAQDIADNLRHRRPVVVNLQRVDKDQAKRIIDFLSGTVYALNGDIQKVGDYIFVCTPDHVDIQGTISSVVEE, via the coding sequence ATGAGCGTCATGAATAAAATCAAAGGATTTTTAGGTCTGGAAGAAGAGGAATACTTCGAGGAGACAGTCATCGAAGAGCGGGAAGACCAGGAACCTGTCGTCAAGCGACAGCCGATGGGACGGGCGAATAACGTTGTGCCGTTTCAGACGAGGGAGAAGGAGGGAATTCGTCTGATCCTCTGCGAACCGCGTCAATACAGCGATGCCCAAGACATTGCCGACAACCTCCGTCACCGCCGGCCCGTCGTCGTGAACTTGCAGCGGGTAGACAAGGATCAGGCGAAGCGCATTATCGATTTCTTGAGCGGGACCGTCTATGCCTTGAACGGCGATATTCAAAAGGTGGGCGACTATATTTTCGTCTGCACGCCGGATCATGTGGATATTCAGGGTACGATTTCCAGTGTGGTGGAAGAATAA
- the ileS gene encoding isoleucine--tRNA ligase: MDYSKTLALPKTDFPMRGNLPAREPEMQAKWEEMDIYAKVQERTKGRPAFILHDGPPYANGDIHIGHALNKVLKDFIVRYKSMAGFDAPYVPGWDTHGLPIEQAIINAQGLDRRSIEVNDFRKRCEEYAWSYIDKQRDQFKRLGIRGDWENPYVTLVPAYEARQIKVFGEMAKKGYIYKGLRCVYWSPSSETALADAEIEYKDKRSPSIYVSFQVTDGKGKLDTETGVVIWTTTPWTLPANLAISLNPELEYSVIKADGRKFLLASGLLEAAGKEIGWEQVEVLSTYKGQELEGVVTQHPFYDRPSPLILGEHVTLDAGTGCVHTAPGHGEDDFAVGQKYNLGVLCPVDHEGKMTKEAPGFEGVFYEDANKLVTEKLNETGALLKLGFITHSYPHDWRTKKPVIYRATEQWFASIDAFRDKMLEAIKNVQWIPHWGETRLANMIADRGDWCISRQRVWGVPIPIFYCKDCNEPIINDQTIEHISELFRKEGSSVWFAREANELVPAGLSCEKCGCTEFRKETDIMDVWFDSGSSHEGVLRERGMNWPADMYLEGSDQYRGWFNSSLSTAVAVYGTAPYKAVLSHGFTLDGEGRKMSKSLGNTIVPQEVINKLGADILRLWVASVDYQADSRISDAILNQIAEVYRKIRNTFRFLLGNLDGFDPAKDRVSYEQLSELDRFVLAKAAQVVKRARKAYDEYQFHTVFHAVHNFCVIDLSAFYLDICKDRLYVEAPDNIKRRAAQTVMYDCLLNLVKLLAPILPHTADEVWSFIPGVTEPSVQLTDMPEANEQHLGFAAEALSKWDAFLAVRDEVLKAMEEARRNKVFGNSVDAKLDLYPQTEEVAAVLGSMEDLADLFIVAHVDLHPLGTTAPAEATALEGISVLVAAADGEKCERCRVVKLDVGADSAHPTICKRCADVVQEHYAGAAE; this comes from the coding sequence ATGGATTACAGCAAAACACTCGCGCTGCCAAAAACCGATTTCCCCATGCGTGGAAATCTTCCCGCCCGCGAGCCGGAGATGCAGGCCAAGTGGGAAGAGATGGATATCTATGCAAAAGTACAGGAGCGGACCAAGGGCCGTCCTGCTTTCATTCTCCACGACGGACCTCCCTATGCCAATGGGGATATCCACATCGGTCACGCACTTAACAAGGTCCTGAAAGACTTCATCGTCCGCTACAAATCGATGGCTGGATTCGACGCGCCCTATGTTCCTGGCTGGGATACGCACGGTCTGCCGATTGAACAGGCGATCATCAACGCCCAGGGGCTGGATCGCCGCAGCATCGAGGTCAACGATTTCCGCAAGCGCTGTGAAGAGTATGCCTGGAGCTATATCGACAAACAGCGCGATCAGTTTAAGCGTCTGGGCATCCGCGGCGACTGGGAGAATCCGTACGTCACTCTGGTGCCGGCATATGAAGCCCGCCAAATCAAGGTGTTTGGCGAGATGGCGAAAAAGGGCTACATCTATAAGGGGCTGCGCTGCGTCTACTGGTCCCCGTCCTCGGAAACTGCGCTGGCAGATGCCGAAATCGAGTACAAAGACAAACGCTCTCCTTCTATCTACGTCAGCTTCCAGGTAACGGACGGAAAAGGCAAGCTGGATACCGAGACCGGTGTCGTCATCTGGACGACTACCCCTTGGACGCTGCCGGCCAACCTGGCGATCTCGCTGAATCCCGAGCTGGAGTACAGCGTGATCAAAGCAGACGGACGCAAGTTCCTTTTGGCCAGCGGTTTGCTCGAAGCCGCAGGCAAAGAAATCGGCTGGGAACAGGTAGAGGTGCTCTCCACCTATAAAGGTCAGGAGCTGGAGGGCGTCGTGACTCAGCATCCGTTCTATGATCGTCCATCGCCGCTCATCCTGGGCGAGCACGTCACCTTGGACGCGGGTACGGGCTGTGTCCATACCGCTCCCGGACACGGGGAAGACGACTTTGCCGTCGGCCAAAAATACAATCTGGGCGTACTCTGCCCAGTGGACCACGAAGGCAAAATGACAAAAGAAGCTCCCGGCTTCGAGGGAGTCTTTTACGAAGACGCCAACAAGCTGGTAACCGAAAAGCTGAACGAGACCGGTGCTCTCCTGAAACTGGGCTTCATCACGCACTCGTATCCGCATGACTGGCGGACGAAAAAGCCGGTAATTTACCGCGCGACCGAGCAATGGTTTGCCTCGATCGATGCCTTCCGCGACAAAATGCTGGAAGCGATCAAGAATGTCCAGTGGATTCCGCATTGGGGCGAAACCCGCCTGGCCAACATGATTGCCGATCGCGGCGACTGGTGTATCTCCCGTCAGCGCGTATGGGGCGTGCCGATTCCGATTTTCTACTGCAAGGATTGCAATGAGCCGATCATCAACGATCAGACGATCGAGCACATTTCCGAGCTGTTCCGCAAAGAAGGCTCGTCCGTTTGGTTCGCGCGCGAAGCAAACGAGCTGGTGCCGGCTGGACTCTCCTGCGAAAAATGCGGATGCACCGAGTTCCGCAAAGAAACGGATATCATGGACGTCTGGTTCGACTCTGGCTCCAGCCATGAAGGTGTGCTCAGAGAGCGCGGGATGAACTGGCCGGCCGATATGTACCTGGAGGGCTCCGACCAATACCGCGGCTGGTTCAACTCCTCGCTGTCCACCGCTGTGGCCGTATACGGCACGGCACCGTACAAAGCGGTATTGAGCCACGGCTTTACTCTGGATGGAGAAGGACGTAAAATGTCCAAGTCGCTGGGCAACACCATCGTGCCGCAGGAAGTCATCAACAAGCTGGGCGCCGACATTCTCCGCTTGTGGGTGGCGTCGGTCGACTATCAAGCCGACTCGCGCATCTCGGATGCGATCCTCAACCAGATCGCCGAAGTGTATCGGAAAATCCGCAATACGTTCCGCTTCTTGCTGGGGAACCTGGATGGCTTTGACCCGGCGAAGGACCGCGTGTCTTATGAGCAGCTGAGCGAACTGGACCGCTTCGTGCTCGCCAAGGCGGCGCAAGTGGTGAAGCGTGCGCGCAAGGCTTACGATGAGTACCAATTCCACACGGTGTTCCATGCCGTTCACAATTTCTGCGTCATCGATTTGTCCGCCTTCTATCTGGACATCTGCAAGGATCGTCTCTACGTGGAAGCGCCTGACAACATCAAGCGCCGCGCCGCGCAAACGGTCATGTACGACTGCCTGCTCAATCTGGTGAAGCTCCTGGCGCCGATCCTGCCGCACACCGCTGATGAGGTATGGAGCTTTATCCCAGGCGTAACCGAGCCAAGCGTACAGCTGACCGACATGCCGGAAGCGAATGAACAGCACCTCGGCTTTGCGGCGGAAGCCCTGAGCAAGTGGGATGCGTTCCTCGCCGTGCGCGACGAAGTGCTGAAAGCGATGGAAGAAGCGCGCCGCAACAAAGTATTCGGCAACTCTGTCGACGCCAAGCTGGACCTCTACCCGCAGACGGAGGAAGTGGCAGCGGTATTGGGTTCGATGGAGGATCTGGCCGACCTGTTTATCGTGGCGCATGTCGACCTCCATCCGTTGGGGACGACTGCACCGGCGGAGGCGACGGCCCTGGAAGGCATCTCTGTGCTGGTGGCTGCGGCAGATGGCGAAAAATGCGAACGCTGCCGCGTCGTGAAGCTGGATGTAGGCGCCGACAGTGCGCATCCCACCATCTGCAAACGCTGCGCGGACGTCGTCCAGGAGCATTATGCCGGCGCAGCCGAATAA
- a CDS encoding MFS transporter, with translation MAQNTRNLIGLTGIPLIMVLGNSMLIPVLPTMKAKLDLTSLQTSFLITAFSISAGIVIPLAGYLSDRFGRKIVILIALALYGLGGLLAGLAALWWDKPYMVIMLGRVLQGIGAAGTAPIAMALAGDLFKGASESRALGLMETSNGLGKVLSPIFGSLLAMIAWYMVFLAFPIICGLILLLFLFFTKEKKQEKKPMPVRQYLQSIGQVFRTHGRWLVPAFFIGSICLFTLFGVLFYLSDLLEEKYKIDGLLKGAFLAVPLLVMSITAYVTGLIIKKKLNLMRLFVIIGMFLLATSYVIANFVKGAYVLTGVLIIGSVGTGMILPCLNSMIIGAVAKSERGMITSLYSGVRFIGVAIGPPVFTWLLDLSRTVMFLSIAGLAALFGVVAIFFLKPKQQAGESAGAAKQSSESAEEEDEKAKEMEAMRQIAEVMGIIEESEEDKRRLHAIRKYGFDPNDLVKRLLGGKGSREKEKS, from the coding sequence ATGGCGCAAAACACGAGAAATCTGATTGGCTTGACGGGTATCCCGCTGATCATGGTGCTGGGCAACTCCATGCTGATTCCGGTGTTGCCTACGATGAAAGCGAAGCTGGATTTGACGTCTTTGCAAACCAGCTTCTTGATCACGGCTTTCTCCATTTCTGCCGGGATCGTGATCCCGCTCGCTGGCTACCTGTCGGATCGCTTCGGGAGAAAAATCGTCATCCTAATCGCCCTCGCCCTATACGGATTGGGCGGCCTGCTGGCAGGACTCGCCGCGCTCTGGTGGGACAAGCCGTACATGGTGATCATGCTTGGACGCGTCCTGCAGGGGATTGGGGCGGCAGGGACAGCGCCGATTGCGATGGCGCTGGCAGGGGACTTGTTTAAAGGAGCCTCCGAGAGCCGGGCGCTCGGGCTGATGGAAACCTCCAACGGACTTGGAAAGGTGCTCAGTCCCATCTTTGGTTCGCTTCTGGCGATGATTGCCTGGTACATGGTCTTTCTCGCCTTTCCAATCATTTGCGGCCTGATTCTGCTGCTTTTCCTCTTTTTTACCAAGGAGAAAAAGCAGGAGAAAAAACCGATGCCAGTCCGACAGTATCTGCAGTCGATTGGCCAGGTGTTCCGAACCCATGGGCGCTGGCTGGTACCCGCTTTCTTTATCGGCAGCATCTGCCTGTTCACGCTGTTTGGCGTTCTCTTTTACCTCTCCGATCTGCTGGAGGAAAAGTACAAGATTGACGGCTTGCTGAAAGGGGCATTTCTCGCCGTCCCGCTGCTGGTGATGAGCATCACCGCCTATGTGACGGGCCTGATCATCAAGAAAAAGCTGAATCTCATGCGGCTGTTCGTGATCATCGGGATGTTCCTACTGGCCACCTCTTACGTTATCGCCAACTTCGTGAAGGGAGCCTACGTACTGACGGGCGTTTTGATTATCGGCAGCGTGGGCACGGGGATGATTCTGCCCTGCCTGAACAGCATGATCATCGGGGCCGTAGCCAAATCGGAGAGAGGCATGATTACCTCGCTGTACAGCGGCGTTCGTTTTATCGGCGTCGCGATCGGGCCGCCTGTCTTTACCTGGCTGTTGGACCTCTCGCGCACCGTGATGTTCCTCTCCATCGCCGGCTTGGCTGCCCTGTTTGGCGTGGTGGCGATATTCTTTCTAAAGCCGAAACAGCAGGCGGGCGAAAGCGCCGGTGCGGCCAAGCAGTCTTCGGAATCTGCGGAGGAAGAGGACGAGAAGGCGAAGGAAATGGAAGCGATGCGGCAGATCGCGGAAGTGATGGGAATCATCGAAGAGAGCGAAGAAGACAAGCGGCGCCTCCATGCCATCCGCAAATACGGCTTTGACCCCAATGATCTGGTCAAGCGATTGCTTGGCGGCAAAGGGTCCAGAGAGAAAGAAAAAAGCTGA
- a CDS encoding NAD(P)/FAD-dependent oxidoreductase produces MEYVQVLIAGGGMAGLSAAIWCERLGLSCVLIEKTDRLGGQLTQIRNHIWDLPPRTYADGPALLGELLAHDALKNVSIRCGEELAAIDPDRRTVTTNRRTYHPDWLIIATGVSHNQIPALAHSPHVLQPWFSTTAEAETVSGMDVAVIGGGDRAAESACNLARHARSVHLLVRSNHLRARRQWTEQLSRLPSLTILWETEVVDCREEAGKAILTLRSARADTPAALAVDRILPRIGVHGNSDSVKKALGADDHGYLLTDPYQQTEGAGWVYAIGDVANGAEYASLALAAGQAMKAVKHISLQTKEQ; encoded by the coding sequence GTGGAATACGTACAGGTGCTCATCGCGGGTGGCGGCATGGCTGGATTGTCAGCCGCCATCTGGTGCGAACGTCTGGGATTGTCCTGCGTCCTGATTGAAAAAACGGATCGGTTAGGAGGTCAATTGACGCAAATTCGCAATCACATCTGGGATCTCCCTCCCCGTACCTACGCGGATGGCCCGGCCCTGCTCGGGGAGCTTCTCGCGCATGATGCGCTGAAAAACGTCTCCATCCGCTGCGGCGAAGAGCTGGCCGCGATCGACCCGGACAGACGGACCGTGACGACGAACCGCAGGACCTATCATCCCGACTGGCTGATCATCGCCACCGGCGTCAGCCACAATCAGATTCCGGCCCTGGCACATTCTCCGCACGTGCTGCAGCCCTGGTTCTCCACCACGGCCGAGGCGGAGACGGTATCGGGCATGGACGTAGCCGTAATCGGCGGAGGGGACCGCGCGGCAGAGAGTGCCTGCAATCTGGCCCGCCACGCCCGCTCTGTCCATCTGCTGGTGCGCAGCAATCACCTGCGGGCCCGCAGGCAATGGACCGAACAACTTTCGCGCCTCCCCTCTCTGACCATCCTCTGGGAAACAGAGGTCGTCGATTGCCGGGAGGAGGCAGGAAAAGCGATCCTGACTCTGCGCTCCGCACGCGCAGACACACCGGCTGCGCTCGCAGTCGACCGGATTCTTCCCCGCATCGGCGTGCACGGCAACTCCGACAGTGTCAAAAAGGCCCTCGGCGCAGATGACCACGGCTACCTGCTGACCGATCCCTATCAACAGACGGAGGGAGCCGGCTGGGTCTATGCGATCGGCGACGTCGCCAACGGGGCGGAATACGCCAGTCTCGCCCTGGCCGCCGGGCAAGCGATGAAGGCCGTCAAGCACATCTCCCTGCAGACGAAGGAGCAGTGA
- a CDS encoding NUDIX domain-containing protein yields MHHFRDDFGYDVTLTFDPDVYRKRTAGHVLIFPFWQGKLVFTRHRTRGIELPGGKVEPGETSIGAAIRETYEETGAILEAIERIGQYTVAGDLVKDIYAARVLSLETPTGTDVEKAVLFSPIPDLRDKPPAFSRYLFDDVYPLTLARLAEHPFAHIPRKT; encoded by the coding sequence ATGCATCATTTTCGCGATGACTTCGGCTATGACGTCACCCTTACATTTGACCCTGACGTCTACCGGAAACGAACGGCCGGACATGTCCTGATCTTCCCTTTCTGGCAGGGCAAGCTGGTCTTTACCCGACACCGGACGCGCGGAATCGAGCTTCCCGGCGGCAAGGTAGAGCCGGGCGAAACCAGCATCGGCGCAGCCATCCGGGAAACCTATGAAGAGACCGGTGCGATCCTGGAGGCGATTGAACGAATCGGCCAGTACACCGTCGCCGGCGACCTCGTCAAAGATATTTACGCCGCCCGCGTCCTCTCACTGGAGACGCCTACCGGCACAGATGTGGAAAAGGCGGTGCTCTTTTCGCCGATCCCGGATCTTCGCGACAAACCGCCCGCCTTCAGCCGGTATCTGTTCGACGACGTCTACCCATTGACGCTGGCCAGGCTGGCCGAACATCCTTTTGCACACATCCCGCGCAAAACATAG
- a CDS encoding TraR/DksA C4-type zinc finger protein, with amino-acid sequence MDKEKLGHFRQRLLEQKRDLEKRVQEHYNMQESMSDSIQEFSMYDNHPADIGSEMFEREKDLALDSLDRETLKEIDHALQRMEEGRYGICTVCGQPIAEERLEALPQAQTCKEHAPAPNLNNSRPIEEEFLQPPFGRTSLDERDDQNTFDGEDAWQIVEAWGTSSTPFSFVDNDKTDYKEMYIESDEPDGFVQAVEEIGYTDIHGYHGPDSIKFMRSGTYEEYTRKGEGKGNFLDYEDALEERAEREGRNDLM; translated from the coding sequence ATGGACAAGGAGAAGCTGGGACACTTCAGACAGAGGCTGTTGGAACAGAAGAGGGACTTGGAAAAAAGAGTGCAGGAGCATTACAACATGCAAGAATCCATGTCCGATTCGATTCAGGAATTTTCCATGTATGACAACCACCCGGCCGATATCGGCAGCGAAATGTTTGAGCGAGAAAAGGACCTGGCGCTTGACAGCCTGGATCGGGAGACGCTAAAAGAGATCGACCATGCGCTGCAGCGGATGGAGGAAGGGCGCTACGGCATCTGCACGGTATGCGGGCAGCCGATCGCAGAGGAGCGTCTCGAGGCGCTGCCGCAGGCGCAGACCTGCAAAGAGCATGCGCCCGCCCCCAATCTCAACAACTCCCGGCCCATCGAGGAGGAGTTTTTGCAGCCGCCTTTTGGACGTACTTCTCTGGATGAGCGGGACGATCAGAATACTTTTGACGGTGAGGATGCCTGGCAGATCGTGGAAGCCTGGGGAACCTCCAGCACGCCGTTTTCCTTTGTGGATAATGACAAGACGGACTACAAGGAAATGTATATCGAAAGCGATGAACCGGATGGATTTGTACAGGCGGTGGAGGAGATCGGCTACACCGACATCCACGGCTACCACGGGCCGGACAGCATCAAATTTATGCGCAGCGGCACGTATGAGGAGTACACGAGAAAAGGGGAAGGAAAAGGCAATTTCCTCGACTACGAGGATGCGTTGGAAGAGCGGGCAGAACGAGAAGGACGAAATGACTTGATGTAA
- a CDS encoding YggT family protein, whose protein sequence is MISILFTIIDFAFTVYQFMVIAYVLMSWVPQMRETGIGQLLERFVEPYLAPFRRFIPTLGFIDISPIVALIALNFAHSGLRTILIKLMQM, encoded by the coding sequence ATGATATCCATCTTGTTTACCATAATAGATTTTGCCTTTACGGTGTACCAATTCATGGTGATCGCCTACGTGCTCATGTCGTGGGTGCCCCAAATGAGGGAGACGGGGATCGGCCAATTGCTGGAGAGGTTCGTAGAGCCTTACCTGGCGCCGTTTCGCCGCTTCATCCCGACGCTTGGATTCATTGATATTTCACCAATCGTCGCGCTGATTGCGCTCAATTTTGCCCACAGCGGTCTCCGGACAATCCTCATCAAACTGATGCAGATGTAG
- a CDS encoding DivIVA domain-containing protein, giving the protein MPLTPLDIHNKEFSTGFRGYNIDEVNDFLDQVIKDFELLIKEKKEMEERIAILNERVDHYKSLEENLSKSILVAQETAEDVKANARKEAQLILKEAEKNADRIVNEALAKSRKIAIEIEELKKRASVYRMRFRTLLEAQLEMLENGAWDDIEQADSSSSSLAE; this is encoded by the coding sequence GTGCCTTTAACGCCATTAGATATACACAATAAGGAATTCAGCACTGGATTTCGCGGCTATAACATTGACGAGGTAAACGATTTTCTGGATCAGGTGATCAAGGACTTCGAACTCCTGATCAAAGAAAAGAAAGAAATGGAAGAGCGCATCGCGATCTTGAACGAGCGTGTCGATCACTATAAAAGCCTGGAAGAAAATCTGAGCAAGTCCATCCTCGTCGCTCAGGAAACGGCCGAAGATGTGAAGGCGAACGCACGCAAAGAAGCGCAACTGATTCTCAAGGAAGCGGAGAAAAACGCCGACCGGATCGTCAACGAAGCGCTGGCCAAATCCCGCAAGATCGCCATCGAGATCGAAGAATTGAAGAAGCGGGCCTCTGTCTACCGGATGCGTTTCCGCACCTTGCTGGAAGCACAGCTGGAGATGCTGGAAAACGGCGCTTGGGACGACATCGAACAGGCCGATTCATCTTCTTCCTCTCTGGCCGAATAA
- a CDS encoding mandelate racemase/muconate lactonizing enzyme family protein, producing the protein MQIARVETFPLLYRLRTPYGDANGYKKYRSCFLIRVITQSGIEGWGEAVDWLPTLEKGFSERIIPYLLGKRATDRLSLVSTISKWHQRSAAAVSMALTEIVAKKAGLSLCELWGGAFHEEIPIYASFQSYTDREDWPLHSVRLVEAQVLAGFRQVKVKVGGRCWQEDRKHIERLMASIPDNVQVALDANQSYDLAESRKWEQVFSRYGNWLWMEEPMPMSRADEYEKLRPLLSVPLAGGENLIKPEQFIPLLKKGAVDLIQPDPMHAEGIDRYRANIDLARSFGHRVSPHVYDGSLARLYAICAQACLPAWSKMKGEAVEPVEWDVMENPFTYLFPLDHQKGRVRVPTGAGIGVEPDWNIIRTLRWDGSAYV; encoded by the coding sequence ATGCAAATTGCGCGCGTGGAGACCTTTCCCTTGCTGTACAGGCTGCGAACACCCTATGGGGATGCCAACGGGTATAAAAAATACCGGAGCTGCTTCTTGATCCGGGTCATCACGCAATCGGGAATCGAAGGCTGGGGAGAGGCGGTAGACTGGCTGCCGACGCTGGAAAAAGGCTTTTCCGAGCGAATCATTCCGTACCTTTTGGGGAAGCGTGCCACCGACCGATTGTCTCTGGTATCCACCATCAGCAAATGGCATCAGCGCTCGGCGGCTGCCGTCAGCATGGCCCTGACCGAAATCGTCGCCAAGAAGGCGGGCCTCTCCCTGTGCGAGCTGTGGGGCGGAGCGTTTCACGAGGAAATACCGATTTACGCCTCCTTCCAATCCTACACCGATCGAGAGGACTGGCCGCTCCATTCGGTCAGGCTGGTAGAAGCCCAGGTGTTAGCCGGCTTTCGGCAGGTAAAGGTAAAAGTCGGCGGCCGCTGCTGGCAGGAAGACCGGAAGCATATTGAACGGCTGATGGCCTCCATCCCTGACAATGTCCAGGTCGCCCTGGATGCCAATCAAAGCTACGACCTGGCCGAATCGCGAAAATGGGAGCAGGTTTTTTCCCGTTACGGCAATTGGCTCTGGATGGAGGAACCGATGCCGATGTCCCGGGCGGACGAATACGAAAAACTGCGGCCGCTGCTCTCCGTTCCATTGGCCGGCGGAGAAAATCTGATCAAGCCTGAACAGTTTATCCCGCTCTTAAAAAAAGGGGCAGTCGATCTGATTCAACCGGACCCGATGCATGCGGAAGGGATTGACCGCTACCGGGCCAATATCGACCTCGCCCGGAGCTTTGGCCATCGGGTCTCCCCGCATGTCTATGACGGCTCGCTGGCTCGTCTCTACGCCATCTGTGCACAAGCATGTCTTCCGGCCTGGAGCAAAATGAAGGGGGAGGCTGTTGAGCCCGTAGAGTGGGATGTAATGGAAAATCCCTTTACCTACTTGTTTCCGCTCGACCATCAAAAGGGACGAGTGCGCGTCCCTACGGGTGCAGGAATAGGTGTGGAACCGGATTGGAACATTATTAGGACACTGCGCTGGGATGGCAGCGCATACGTATAA
- a CDS encoding YlmH family RNA-binding protein — protein sequence MSVYDHFRKEELPFVERALEMLTLVERKQAMRLTDFLDPRQSAILQSLTSQVQDVVVSPWGGYEGAERVRVLLHPPYLTPETEEYRLTLLRIAADQRFHRLEHKDVMGALLNAGLKREKFGDMIVDASGCYAIVAAEVADFVRTQVTQIHRTPVAFEEVEWDSFTPPAESYQEKMITVASPRVDAVIGEVYHLSRAKAVIPIRAGKLKVNWKIVDDPSYPLEAGDMVSLAGWGRFKLLEASGPTRSGRIRLQVGILT from the coding sequence ATGAGCGTATACGACCATTTTCGAAAAGAAGAGCTTCCCTTTGTGGAACGGGCGCTGGAAATGCTGACGCTGGTGGAGCGTAAGCAGGCCATGCGCCTTACTGATTTTCTGGACCCGCGGCAATCCGCGATTCTGCAAAGTTTGACGTCTCAAGTGCAGGATGTCGTCGTCTCGCCCTGGGGCGGTTACGAGGGGGCGGAGCGGGTCCGAGTGCTGCTGCATCCGCCCTATCTGACGCCGGAGACCGAGGAGTACCGCCTCACCCTATTGCGCATCGCTGCCGATCAGCGCTTTCACCGCCTGGAGCACAAGGATGTGATGGGGGCGCTCCTGAACGCCGGGCTCAAACGGGAAAAATTCGGGGACATGATCGTGGACGCGAGCGGCTGTTATGCCATCGTGGCAGCGGAGGTGGCGGATTTTGTCCGAACGCAGGTGACCCAGATCCACCGGACGCCGGTCGCTTTCGAAGAAGTCGAGTGGGACAGCTTCACGCCTCCTGCGGAGAGCTACCAGGAGAAGATGATCACAGTCGCGTCCCCGCGCGTAGATGCGGTAATTGGCGAGGTCTACCATCTGTCGCGGGCCAAGGCGGTCATCCCGATCCGGGCTGGCAAGCTGAAAGTGAACTGGAAAATTGTCGATGATCCCTCCTACCCGCTGGAGGCCGGAGATATGGTCTCTCTGGCTGGCTGGGGGCGCTTTAAGCTGCTGGAGGCGAGCGGACCTACACGCAGTGGAAGAATTCGGCTCCAGGTGGGCATCTTAACCTAG